One genomic region from Ignavibacteriales bacterium encodes:
- a CDS encoding TetR/AcrR family transcriptional regulator: METRKTKIVSKGNMEEKDKIIEQIEDKLFSEGFYKTTMDEVASELGMSKKTVYKFFPSKDDLVMAIAKHFMGKMKAKILPALNSDKNAIEKLGELIKILADASEKISNKRMEEMKKHFPEIWNEVDSFRTKMMFENITKIINQGKAEGLFIDYPTSIIMNMLVASVRSVVNPEFILNNNFSIIDAARTAFKILIGGIVTEKGRKVFNQTINKI; encoded by the coding sequence TTGGAAACTAGAAAAACGAAAATAGTTTCCAAAGGAAATATGGAAGAAAAAGACAAAATAATTGAACAAATTGAAGACAAACTTTTCAGCGAAGGTTTTTATAAAACTACGATGGATGAAGTTGCCTCAGAGCTTGGGATGAGCAAAAAAACAGTTTATAAATTCTTTCCTTCCAAAGATGATTTGGTGATGGCAATTGCCAAACATTTTATGGGAAAAATGAAAGCCAAAATTCTTCCGGCATTAAATTCAGATAAGAACGCAATAGAAAAATTGGGCGAACTTATAAAAATTCTTGCAGACGCATCCGAAAAAATATCTAATAAGCGTATGGAAGAAATGAAAAAACACTTTCCGGAAATTTGGAATGAGGTAGATAGTTTTCGCACTAAAATGATGTTTGAGAATATTACGAAGATTATAAATCAGGGGAAAGCTGAAGGATTATTTATTGATTATCCAACATCAATTATAATGAATATGCTTGTTGCTTCTGTAAGGTCTGTTGTCAATCCCGAATTTATATTGAATAATAATTTCTCAATAATTGATGCGGCACGAACGGCTTTTAAAATTCTTATTGGTGGAATTGTTACTGAAAAAGGTAGAAAAGTTTTTAATCAAACAATAAATAAGATTTAG
- a CDS encoding TolC family protein, translated as MKRLLVIPIFLLSVGLIKPQTTTTLDECYNRARENYPLIAQKDYINKSKDYSVSNIWNGYFPQITINAQATYQSDVTALPISFPGITIDKLTKDQYKVVADVTQTIYDGGIMSSHSGLQKSLAEVDNQKLEIELLKVKERVNQIYFGILLLDEQLKQIVYVKNDLNLSLSKLNAALEFGTTLKSNVDVLKAELLKTNQKEIELISSRTAFIQMLSLLINQDIDESTEFEQPLNNNVSSEVEINRPELKLFASQQSMINNQDGLTISKILPKASLFFQGGYGKPTLNMLQNQFDWFYITGARLTWSLSNLYSYGNEKEINELNKKIIDAQKETFILNTNITVKQQLQEIEKLKKLISVDIAIIDLRTSVKEASKSQLENGVITSNDFIRELNAEDTAIQNLAIHKTQLLLAQFNYQITTGN; from the coding sequence ATGAAAAGATTATTAGTCATTCCAATATTTTTATTAAGTGTTGGACTTATAAAACCTCAAACAACAACAACTCTTGATGAATGTTACAACAGAGCACGTGAAAATTATCCGCTTATTGCACAAAAAGATTACATCAATAAAAGTAAAGATTATTCAGTAAGTAATATCTGGAATGGATACTTTCCGCAGATAACGATTAACGCACAAGCAACTTATCAATCCGATGTAACAGCACTTCCGATTTCATTTCCTGGAATAACAATCGATAAGCTCACAAAAGATCAATACAAAGTTGTGGCAGATGTAACGCAAACCATTTATGATGGTGGAATAATGAGTTCGCATTCCGGACTACAAAAATCATTAGCTGAAGTTGATAATCAAAAACTTGAAATTGAATTACTTAAAGTTAAAGAACGAGTTAACCAAATTTATTTTGGAATTCTTTTACTGGATGAACAGCTTAAACAAATTGTTTATGTAAAAAATGATTTGAATTTAAGTTTATCAAAACTTAATGCTGCTTTAGAATTTGGTACCACTTTAAAATCTAATGTTGATGTTTTAAAAGCAGAATTGCTCAAAACTAATCAGAAAGAGATTGAATTAATTTCATCTCGTACTGCTTTTATACAAATGCTTAGTTTATTAATAAATCAGGATATAGATGAATCAACAGAATTTGAACAACCTCTGAATAATAATGTTTCTTCGGAGGTTGAAATTAATCGCCCTGAATTAAAATTATTTGCATCACAACAAAGTATGATTAATAATCAGGATGGATTAACGATTTCCAAAATTCTGCCTAAAGCAAGTTTGTTTTTTCAAGGTGGATATGGTAAACCAACTCTTAATATGTTACAAAATCAATTTGATTGGTTTTATATAACAGGTGCACGCTTAACATGGTCGTTATCAAATCTTTACAGTTATGGAAATGAAAAAGAGATAAATGAACTAAACAAAAAAATAATTGATGCGCAGAAAGAAACTTTTATTCTAAACACCAACATCACGGTTAAGCAACAACTTCAGGAAATTGAAAAACTAAAAAAGCTAATTTCTGTTGACATAGCTATTATTGATTTAAGAACTTCTGTTAAAGAGGCTTCAAAATCTCAACTTGAAAATGGAGTAATAACATCAAACGATTTTATCCGTGAACTAAATGCAGAAGATACAGCGATACAAAATTTAGCTATTCATAAAACACAGCTTTTATTAGCTCAGTTCAACTATCAAATCACAACCGGAAATTAA
- a CDS encoding M20/M25/M40 family metallo-hydrolase, whose protein sequence is MNNQRLIDLFLEVAKINALSGSEKPIADYIKSFLSKLGYQVSEDNSKEFTNSNTGNLICKIGSGGKFVMLSHMDTARPTENVRPIILEDKIISSGDTVLGVDNRAGISILLYTLENIAKEKIPVKDFTVAFTTCEETTLFGSKNLGINGEIKNGFIFDSGYRPGNFIYSACGAIGLKIKIIGKASHSGIAPEKGINSMQVAAKAISQLPLGRIDEETTMNIGTLNSGSAVNVIPELTELEGEVRSFNLKKAEDNFNLLVNIFKGEAEKIGAKIEIDYFWDFVPYTIPESSFVFKETVRAIKKVGLEPTPKISLGGSDANSLNGRGIESINLGIGAQNPHSNDEFIFIEDLIKSAEIALELVKKD, encoded by the coding sequence ATGAACAATCAAAGATTAATAGATCTTTTCTTAGAAGTTGCCAAAATCAACGCGCTCTCCGGCAGTGAAAAACCTATCGCAGACTATATAAAATCATTTCTTTCAAAATTGGGTTATCAGGTAAGTGAAGACAATTCAAAAGAATTTACAAATAGTAATACAGGTAATCTTATCTGTAAAATAGGCAGCGGTGGAAAATTTGTAATGCTTTCACATATGGATACAGCCCGCCCGACAGAAAATGTTAGACCAATTATTTTAGAGGACAAAATTATTTCGTCCGGTGATACAGTCCTTGGAGTTGATAATAGAGCCGGTATTTCTATTTTGCTTTATACTCTTGAAAACATTGCAAAAGAAAAAATTCCAGTTAAAGATTTTACAGTTGCATTTACAACTTGCGAGGAAACAACTCTCTTCGGCTCCAAGAATCTTGGAATTAATGGTGAGATAAAAAACGGGTTTATATTTGATTCAGGATACAGACCTGGAAATTTTATTTATTCTGCCTGCGGTGCAATTGGATTAAAAATAAAAATTATTGGAAAAGCTTCGCACTCAGGAATTGCACCTGAAAAAGGGATCAATTCAATGCAGGTTGCAGCTAAAGCAATTAGCCAGCTTCCGCTTGGTAGAATTGATGAAGAAACCACTATGAATATCGGAACTCTCAACAGCGGCTCAGCTGTTAATGTAATTCCTGAACTCACGGAACTTGAAGGTGAGGTAAGATCATTCAATTTAAAGAAAGCAGAAGATAATTTTAACCTTTTGGTAAACATCTTTAAGGGTGAGGCTGAAAAAATCGGGGCAAAGATTGAGATTGATTATTTTTGGGATTTTGTACCGTACACTATTCCGGAGTCTTCTTTTGTATTTAAAGAAACTGTGCGTGCAATTAAAAAAGTTGGTCTTGAACCTACTCCTAAAATTTCACTCGGCGGAAGCGATGCAAATTCACTCAACGGAAGAGGAATTGAATCTATAAATCTTGGTATTGGGGCACAAAATCCTCATTCAAATGATGAGTTTATTTTCATAGAAGATTTAATAAAATCAGCAGAAATTGCACTTGAACTTGTTAAGAAGGATTAA
- a CDS encoding T9SS type A sorting domain-containing protein, translated as MKKLVLSIFLIAVLFLLETSDLLAQASFDTGTLGVSIGTYGRVRLLTPDNLGKRQVERISILVGKSENEVFDYQNDVDVEVPTVLVTSPQNSDFEIYGEYNNAYSGAAPDILEKLTVLGWNNASYVLLKFTAVNRETSAFDAIVGCDIIPFVDSLYGFDTVSYDLTNNIIRSHRGETNVGYKLLSHPLASMTAFEWYDGYEVDASYWGWLNHGTIDPQYVSNTADGPVIITSQAPQNLTSGDSLTFYFAVAIGVDQTEMLANMQLAQQKYFQIVSVESDLNNIPKNFTLDQNYPNPFNPSTKISFGLPQRSNVVLKIFSTLGEQVAELVNESLDAGTHTYNFDASKITSGVYIYSLQTDAGVISKKMTLIK; from the coding sequence ATGAAAAAACTTGTACTATCTATTTTTTTGATTGCTGTTTTATTTCTACTAGAAACTAGTGATTTACTAGCGCAGGCATCTTTCGATACTGGCACTTTGGGTGTTTCGATTGGAACATATGGACGTGTACGGCTGCTTACTCCTGATAATTTAGGTAAACGACAGGTAGAAAGAATTTCCATTCTTGTTGGTAAAAGTGAAAATGAAGTATTCGATTATCAGAATGATGTCGATGTTGAAGTTCCAACAGTTTTGGTAACTAGCCCTCAGAATAGTGATTTTGAAATTTATGGTGAATATAACAATGCTTATTCAGGAGCAGCACCAGATATTCTTGAGAAGTTAACAGTTTTGGGTTGGAATAATGCCTCATATGTGTTGTTAAAGTTTACTGCTGTAAATCGAGAGACAAGCGCTTTTGATGCAATAGTCGGATGTGATATAATTCCGTTCGTTGATAGTCTTTACGGTTTTGATACTGTTTCTTATGATTTAACAAATAATATTATCAGATCTCATCGTGGTGAAACGAATGTGGGTTATAAATTACTTTCTCATCCCCTCGCTTCAATGACTGCATTTGAATGGTATGATGGTTATGAGGTTGATGCAAGTTATTGGGGATGGTTGAATCATGGAACAATAGATCCACAATATGTTTCTAATACTGCTGATGGTCCCGTTATAATTACATCGCAAGCACCTCAGAACTTGACTAGCGGAGATTCATTAACCTTTTATTTTGCCGTGGCTATCGGTGTAGATCAGACAGAAATGCTGGCAAATATGCAACTTGCTCAACAAAAATATTTCCAGATAGTTTCAGTAGAATCTGATTTAAACAATATTCCTAAAAATTTTACACTTGATCAAAATTATCCTAATCCATTTAATCCATCTACAAAAATTTCTTTTGGATTGCCGCAAAGATCAAATGTGGTCTTAAAAATATTTAGCACTCTTGGTGAACAAGTTGCCGAACTTGTAAATGAATCTCTTGATGCAGGAACTCACACATATAATTTCGATGCATCAAAGATCACTTCAGGAGTTTACATTTATTCCTTACAGACAGATGCTGGCGTGATTTCTAAAAAAATGACATTGATTAAATAG
- the yfcC gene encoding putative basic amino acid antiporter YfcC, whose translation MSEVKKKFKFRVPNTYLLIFSLLVLIAGMTWVIPGGEYERAVVNGREVVVQNSFKYVNSNPQGFFDLFIAPLKGFVEAGLIIGFILIVGGAFNVLAKTDAINSLINKLARAHRSSSFLQKMFIPVLIFMFSLGGATFGMNEEIIPFVLIIVPICLALGYDSIIGVAIPLVGAHVGFASAYLNPFNVGIAQGIADVPLFSGIGYRIICWLISTIVAIAFLLYYMKKLSRKPEISPMYEADNERRKNEHFEAVYDNENLFTVRHKLVLLTFALSLVMIVVGVISLGWYIEEISAAFFIMGIAAGIIGGLKSDELIKSFIDGAKDLVGTALIVALARATLVISRDGHIIDTVLYGLAPFIQSSSPIFASQKMFLVQAVINFFVHSGSGQAALTMPIMAPLADLAGVSRQTAILAFQFGEYTNIIIPTSAVTMGALSMAKVPWEKWAKWVIPLQIILMLLGLLLLIPPNLMGWN comes from the coding sequence ATGAGTGAAGTAAAAAAGAAATTTAAGTTTCGTGTTCCGAACACTTATTTATTAATTTTTTCACTGCTTGTTCTGATTGCAGGAATGACTTGGGTAATTCCCGGCGGTGAATATGAACGAGCAGTTGTAAACGGAAGAGAAGTAGTTGTACAAAACTCATTCAAATATGTAAACAGCAATCCGCAAGGTTTCTTTGATTTATTTATCGCACCACTAAAAGGATTTGTTGAAGCCGGATTAATTATTGGATTTATATTAATAGTGGGCGGTGCATTTAATGTGCTTGCAAAAACTGATGCGATAAATTCTCTAATCAACAAATTAGCAAGGGCACATCGTTCGTCATCGTTTTTGCAAAAAATGTTTATTCCGGTTTTAATATTTATGTTTTCGCTTGGCGGCGCAACATTTGGAATGAATGAGGAAATTATTCCATTTGTGCTAATAATAGTACCAATATGCCTTGCACTTGGTTACGATTCCATAATTGGTGTTGCAATTCCACTTGTTGGTGCGCACGTTGGTTTTGCAAGTGCATATTTAAATCCATTTAACGTCGGTATTGCACAAGGTATTGCAGATGTTCCTTTATTTTCAGGAATCGGCTATCGTATAATTTGCTGGTTGATTTCTACCATTGTTGCAATTGCTTTTTTACTGTACTACATGAAAAAACTTTCCCGCAAACCTGAAATCAGTCCGATGTATGAAGCTGATAACGAGCGAAGAAAGAATGAACATTTTGAAGCAGTTTACGATAATGAAAATCTTTTTACAGTAAGACATAAATTAGTGCTTCTAACATTTGCTCTTTCTTTAGTAATGATTGTTGTTGGTGTTATTTCATTGGGCTGGTATATTGAAGAAATTTCTGCCGCATTTTTTATTATGGGAATAGCTGCAGGAATTATAGGTGGATTAAAAAGTGATGAACTAATTAAAAGTTTTATTGATGGCGCTAAAGATTTAGTTGGAACAGCTCTTATAGTTGCACTTGCAAGAGCAACTTTGGTTATTTCGAGAGATGGACATATTATTGATACAGTTCTTTACGGACTTGCACCGTTCATTCAATCATCATCTCCAATTTTTGCATCACAAAAAATGTTTTTGGTGCAAGCAGTAATTAATTTCTTTGTTCATTCCGGCAGCGGACAAGCAGCTTTAACAATGCCTATTATGGCGCCTCTGGCAGATTTAGCTGGAGTTTCAAGACAAACGGCAATTTTAGCTTTTCAATTTGGGGAGTATACAAATATTATTATACCAACTTCTGCTGTAACTATGGGTGCATTATCTATGGCAAAAGTTCCATGGGAAAAATGGGCAAAATGGGTTATTCCACTACAAATAATTTTAATGCTTTTGGGATTACTTTTACTTATTCCGCCAAATCTGATGGGATGGAATTGA
- a CDS encoding TonB-dependent receptor has translation MKNILLLFLLIPFFVYSGTTGKLSGTIKDAQTSEPLVGANIIIEGTNFGAATNVNGEYVILNISPGRYNVKFSFIGYETTLMQDVSITVDQTTILQIKLNPQSIMVDEVIVTARTPLIQKDVTSSISVITREEIENLPVATFTELLSLQAGVTGSGSNLHVRGGRSNEVAYMIDGTLVDDPLLGGLATNINNDAIQEMSLLSGTFNAEYGDALSGVVNIVTRNGTDKFSAKLEARTSEFWVDRYSDLHENRVNGSISGPIVSPEYNFFISAELNNYGSYLPFGYDKTSSFFSKLSSTTIPYFKISLMNRGSKGSRQNYSHSYKYIPEQYQKVRTDSWQSSLNLTHTVQNNFFYDVKASYFNQGYYSGLNKDTSEYLSSTQTEYFEEYGNGFEFYKLSDPPQLLESRTANVDLKADAVWQMGSMNEVKFGASYKKHWLKLYDVYDPKRNFPYIDDYNTEPFEGAAYIQDKIELPYLIINIGLRYDYLNANVIFRSDPLDPNSLITVESRSQFSPRFGIAHPISDRTKLHFSYGHFFQNPNFEPMFENNQYDLNVREPLFGQPSLDATRTISYEVGVSHQFSDNVALNVTAYYRDITGLIGTRYYFPFVDGRYTGYTLYVNEDYANNKGVEFTLDVRPTRYFSGGLTYTYSVVKGSASSETEQYPGTQESTQLYYLNWDRTHIFNASGTYTIPINEGPTIFNSPIFENMDFSLILKASSGAPYTPSGRDIGFVEANSLRQPGLFGIDLMIGKEFEFASSWRLRLFAEILNLTDHRNVLYVYGDTGEPDYTTEGDTSVEYMQDPSNFGPPRSIRLGFTMRFN, from the coding sequence ATGAAAAATATTTTATTGTTATTTCTACTTATCCCGTTTTTTGTTTATTCAGGTACAACCGGTAAACTTTCCGGTACTATTAAAGATGCCCAAACCAGCGAACCCTTAGTTGGTGCAAATATAATAATTGAAGGGACAAATTTTGGTGCAGCTACAAATGTTAATGGAGAGTATGTTATTCTGAACATTTCACCTGGAAGATATAATGTAAAGTTTAGCTTTATTGGTTATGAAACTACCCTTATGCAGGATGTATCTATTACTGTTGATCAAACAACAATTCTTCAGATTAAATTAAATCCTCAATCAATAATGGTTGATGAAGTAATTGTAACTGCACGTACACCACTTATTCAGAAGGATGTAACAAGTAGTATTTCTGTAATCACTCGAGAAGAGATTGAAAATTTGCCTGTTGCCACGTTTACAGAATTACTTTCACTTCAGGCAGGAGTGACGGGAAGCGGATCAAATCTTCATGTCAGAGGCGGTAGATCAAACGAAGTTGCATACATGATTGATGGAACTTTAGTTGATGACCCTTTGCTTGGCGGACTTGCAACTAATATTAATAACGATGCTATTCAGGAAATGAGTTTGCTTAGCGGTACATTCAATGCTGAGTACGGCGATGCACTTAGCGGTGTAGTAAATATTGTAACAAGGAACGGAACAGATAAATTTTCTGCAAAACTTGAAGCAAGAACAAGCGAGTTTTGGGTTGATCGATATTCAGATCTTCACGAGAATAGAGTTAACGGAAGTATTAGTGGTCCAATTGTAAGCCCAGAATATAATTTTTTTATTTCAGCAGAACTTAATAATTACGGAAGTTATCTACCTTTCGGATATGATAAAACAAGTTCATTTTTTAGCAAGCTTTCTTCAACAACAATACCTTATTTTAAAATTTCATTAATGAATAGAGGGAGCAAAGGAAGTAGGCAGAATTACAGTCATTCCTATAAATACATCCCCGAGCAGTATCAAAAAGTTCGAACCGACAGTTGGCAAAGTTCGTTGAATCTGACGCATACCGTACAAAATAATTTCTTCTACGATGTGAAAGCATCTTACTTTAATCAGGGATATTATTCCGGTTTAAATAAAGATACATCAGAATACCTTTCTTCAACACAAACAGAGTATTTTGAAGAATACGGAAACGGGTTTGAATTTTATAAGCTATCAGATCCACCTCAGTTATTAGAAAGCAGAACGGCAAATGTGGATTTAAAAGCAGATGCAGTTTGGCAAATGGGTTCTATGAATGAAGTTAAATTTGGCGCATCTTATAAAAAACACTGGCTTAAACTCTATGATGTTTATGATCCCAAAAGAAATTTTCCTTATATCGATGATTACAATACAGAACCTTTTGAAGGTGCTGCATACATCCAGGATAAAATTGAACTGCCTTACCTAATAATAAATATTGGCTTACGTTATGATTATCTGAACGCTAATGTGATCTTCAGAAGTGATCCGCTTGATCCCAATTCGCTTATAACTGTTGAATCACGATCACAATTTTCGCCAAGATTTGGTATTGCTCATCCTATCTCGGATAGAACGAAACTTCATTTTTCGTACGGACACTTTTTTCAGAATCCAAATTTTGAACCCATGTTTGAGAATAATCAATACGATCTTAACGTAAGAGAACCTTTATTTGGTCAGCCAAGTCTGGATGCTACAAGAACAATTTCTTATGAAGTCGGTGTTTCGCATCAATTTTCTGATAATGTTGCATTGAATGTGACTGCTTATTATAGAGATATTACAGGACTAATTGGCACACGATATTATTTTCCATTTGTTGATGGGCGATATACAGGATATACGCTTTATGTAAATGAAGATTATGCTAATAATAAAGGAGTTGAATTTACTCTTGATGTAAGACCTACAAGATATTTTTCGGGTGGTCTAACATATACCTATTCAGTTGTAAAAGGCAGCGCTTCTTCTGAAACTGAACAATATCCTGGAACACAAGAATCTACTCAGCTTTATTATCTAAATTGGGATCGAACACATATTTTTAATGCAAGCGGCACATATACCATTCCCATAAATGAAGGACCAACTATTTTTAACTCACCAATTTTTGAAAACATGGATTTCAGTTTAATTCTAAAAGCAAGTTCCGGCGCACCTTATACACCTTCAGGCAGAGATATTGGTTTTGTAGAGGCAAACTCACTAAGACAACCTGGGTTATTTGGTATTGATTTAATGATCGGAAAAGAATTTGAGTTTGCTAGTTCATGGCGATTAAGATTATTTGCTGAAATTTTAAACTTAACTGATCACAGAAATGTGCTTTATGTATATGGCGATACAGGCGAACCCGATTATACTACTGAAGGTGATACTTCAGTTGAGTACATGCAGGATCCATCAAACTTTGGCCCTCCTCGTTCAATACGTTTAGGTTTTACAATGAGGTTTAATTAA
- a CDS encoding cyanophycinase — protein MKKIFLVLLVLLFVFNQQSFTQTKGKLVIVGGKQTHEIEKKFVELAGGPDARIIIIPNAGSEPKLNSEIEQKTFNKLGAKADYILFTRETADDEANLKKMDWANAVFFTGGDQSDLARDMLDTKLLQKVFDIYNNGGVVGGSSAGAAIMSEVMITGNELVNPDSNDAFITIEKNNIETKRGFGFIKNAIIDQHFLKRKRHNRTISAVIEHPNLFGIAIDESTGIIVYPNETFEVIGNNQVLVYDPTDGKNIREDKHGNLGISDMKLNVLINGDKFDMKTKKVIE, from the coding sequence ATGAAAAAAATATTTTTGGTCTTACTTGTTTTACTTTTTGTTTTTAATCAACAAAGCTTTACACAAACAAAAGGCAAACTTGTTATTGTTGGCGGCAAGCAAACTCATGAAATAGAAAAAAAGTTTGTTGAGCTTGCAGGCGGACCTGATGCAAGAATAATAATTATTCCAAACGCTGGTTCAGAACCAAAACTTAATAGTGAAATAGAACAAAAAACTTTTAACAAGTTAGGAGCAAAAGCAGACTATATTTTATTTACAAGAGAAACTGCTGATGATGAAGCTAACTTAAAAAAAATGGATTGGGCAAATGCAGTTTTCTTTACTGGCGGCGATCAAAGCGATCTTGCTAGAGATATGCTTGATACAAAATTGCTGCAAAAAGTTTTTGATATTTATAATAACGGCGGAGTTGTTGGTGGATCGAGTGCGGGTGCCGCAATTATGAGCGAAGTTATGATTACCGGAAATGAATTAGTTAATCCTGATTCAAACGATGCATTTATTACAATTGAAAAAAATAACATCGAAACAAAAAGAGGATTCGGATTTATTAAAAATGCAATTATTGATCAGCATTTTTTAAAACGTAAAAGACACAACAGAACAATTTCCGCTGTGATTGAACATCCAAATCTTTTTGGAATTGCAATTGATGAATCGACAGGAATTATAGTCTATCCTAATGAAACTTTTGAAGTTATCGGCAACAACCAGGTTTTAGTTTATGATCCAACAGACGGGAAAAATATACGCGAAGATAAACACGGAAATCTTGGGATCTCCGATATGAAACTTAATGTATTAATCAACGGCGATAAGTTTGATATGAAAACTAAAAAAGTAATTGAATGA
- a CDS encoding MurR/RpiR family transcriptional regulator, producing the protein MDRYKEIKEKITSKYNSLPKNQKKIADYFINNFDKIPFVNVQDLSLATGASVASIVRFSQRAGFKGFSELRDSITGSLQKELTNKQIFPLFEKRRADEDLLTEVANLDIKNINDTLNLIERGTFNYVIDRISKSERVFTAGLGISYLLSELLAYQLTQVGISSSVLQHSHTLFNEHILFLNPKDLLIVFSFPPYSKETIEAAEYAAKRKIDVISITNKHASPVTFFTKANLIVKSENMLFTNSFAAISVLINAIATACAIKDKQRAKKVLKESEEIMINQNLTIIGSY; encoded by the coding sequence ATGGATAGATATAAAGAAATAAAAGAAAAGATTACAAGCAAGTATAATTCTCTTCCAAAAAATCAGAAAAAAATTGCTGACTACTTTATCAATAATTTTGATAAAATTCCTTTCGTAAATGTGCAGGATTTGTCTTTAGCCACTGGGGCTAGTGTTGCTTCAATTGTTAGATTTTCTCAACGAGCAGGATTTAAAGGATTTAGTGAACTGCGTGATTCAATAACAGGATCATTACAAAAAGAGTTAACTAACAAACAGATTTTTCCACTTTTTGAAAAACGTAGAGCGGATGAAGATTTGTTAACCGAGGTTGCTAATCTTGATATAAAAAATATTAATGATACGCTAAATCTTATTGAACGCGGTACATTTAATTACGTAATAGATCGTATTTCAAAATCTGAAAGAGTTTTTACTGCAGGATTAGGGATCTCTTATTTGTTATCTGAACTATTGGCTTACCAGTTAACTCAAGTAGGTATTAGTTCATCAGTGTTACAGCATTCTCATACTCTATTTAATGAACATATACTCTTTCTAAATCCTAAAGATTTACTGATAGTATTTTCATTTCCACCTTACTCAAAAGAAACGATTGAAGCTGCAGAGTATGCCGCTAAAAGAAAAATTGATGTTATTTCTATTACAAATAAACATGCTTCTCCAGTTACATTTTTTACTAAAGCAAATTTGATTGTGAAAAGTGAGAATATGCTTTTTACAAACTCCTTTGCTGCTATTTCAGTGCTGATAAATGCAATTGCTACTGCCTGTGCAATTAAAGACAAACAAAGAGCAAAAAAAGTTCTTAAAGAATCAGAGGAAATTATGATTAACCAAAATCTAACAATAATCGGGAGTTATTGA